A DNA window from Pseudomonas sp. GD03919 contains the following coding sequences:
- the rplK gene encoding 50S ribosomal protein L11 yields the protein MAKKIQAYIKLQVKAGQANPSPPVGPALGQHGVNIMEFCKAFNAKTQGMEPGLPTPVIITVYSDRSFTFETKSTPASVLLKKAAGLTSGSARPNTVKVGTVTRAQLEEIAKTKQADLTAADLDAAVRTIAGSARSMGLNVEGV from the coding sequence ATGGCTAAGAAGATTCAGGCTTATATCAAGCTGCAGGTTAAAGCCGGTCAGGCAAACCCGTCGCCACCCGTCGGTCCCGCTCTGGGTCAGCACGGCGTGAACATCATGGAATTCTGCAAGGCGTTCAACGCCAAGACTCAGGGCATGGAACCTGGTCTGCCGACTCCTGTGATCATCACCGTTTACAGCGACCGCAGCTTCACCTTTGAAACCAAGAGCACCCCGGCATCGGTACTGCTGAAGAAGGCCGCTGGCCTGACCAGCGGCTCCGCTCGTCCGAACACCGTCAAAGTAGGCACCGTTACCCGTGCTCAGCTTGAAGAGATCGCCAAGACCAAGCAGGCCGATCTGACTGCTGCTGACCTGGATGCGGCCGTGCGCACCATCGCCGGCTCCGCTCGTAGCATGGGCCTGAACGTGGAGGGTGTGTAA
- a CDS encoding pantothenate kinase, whose protein sequence is MILELDCGNSFIKWRVISEDGRRLLAGVVDSDAALFDALANASAVCVTRCRLVSVRSDVETEQLLVRLRDSLGVDAVCAQSARQVGVVCNGYEDFQRLGLDRWLAVLGAYHLGLCACLVLDLGTAVTADFISADGQHLGGFICPGLPLMRDQLSTHTRRIRYDRQVALAALQELEPGRSTAEAVERGCVMMLRGFVAEQLRQAQVHFPDGFEVFLTGGDAELVRDVVPGAQVVPDLVFVGLAIACPMS, encoded by the coding sequence ATGATTCTTGAGCTTGACTGCGGGAACAGCTTTATAAAGTGGCGAGTGATTTCCGAAGACGGACGCCGTTTGCTGGCGGGCGTAGTGGACTCGGATGCTGCGCTCTTCGACGCGTTGGCGAATGCCTCGGCAGTGTGTGTAACGCGCTGCCGCCTGGTCAGCGTGCGCAGTGATGTCGAGACGGAGCAGTTGTTGGTGCGTCTGAGGGACTCTCTGGGTGTCGATGCCGTATGTGCACAGTCGGCTCGTCAGGTTGGTGTGGTGTGCAATGGCTACGAGGATTTCCAGCGCCTTGGCCTTGATCGTTGGCTGGCTGTCCTGGGCGCCTATCACCTGGGGCTGTGTGCTTGTCTGGTGCTCGATCTTGGGACGGCAGTGACGGCTGATTTTATTTCCGCTGATGGCCAGCATCTTGGTGGGTTCATTTGCCCAGGTCTGCCATTGATGCGTGATCAACTCAGCACCCATACCCGGCGCATACGCTATGACCGCCAGGTTGCGCTGGCGGCGCTGCAGGAGCTGGAACCTGGGCGTTCCACTGCGGAGGCCGTCGAGCGTGGTTGTGTAATGATGCTGCGAGGTTTTGTTGCTGAGCAACTGCGGCAGGCGCAGGTGCATTTCCCTGATGGCTTTGAGGTTTTTCTCACCGGAGGCGATGCCGAGTTGGTGCGCGACGTGGTTCCGGGGGCGCAGGTTGTTCCTGATCTGGTATTTGTTGGGCTGGCCATCGCCTGCCCCATGAGCTGA
- the rplA gene encoding 50S ribosomal protein L1: protein MAKLTKRQKAIAAKVEAGKAYTFEEAASLLAELSAVKFTESFDVAVNLGVDPRKSDQVVRGATVLPNGTGKTVRVAVFTQGPGAEAALAAGADKVGMDDLAAEMKAGDLNYDVVIASPDAMRVVGQLGQVLGPRGLMPNPKVGTVTPDVATAVKNAKAGQVRFRTDKNGIIHTSVGKVGFEAAALKQNVEALLSDLKRLKPSTSKGIYVKRVTLSTTMGPGLLIDQASLDA from the coding sequence ATGGCTAAGTTGACCAAGCGCCAAAAGGCCATCGCGGCCAAGGTTGAAGCCGGCAAGGCCTACACTTTCGAAGAAGCTGCCAGCCTGCTGGCCGAGCTGTCTGCCGTCAAGTTCACCGAGTCTTTCGATGTCGCCGTGAACCTGGGCGTAGACCCGCGTAAATCCGACCAGGTCGTACGTGGCGCCACCGTTCTGCCGAACGGCACTGGCAAGACCGTACGCGTTGCCGTGTTCACCCAGGGTCCGGGCGCTGAAGCTGCCCTGGCTGCCGGTGCTGACAAGGTTGGTATGGACGATCTGGCTGCCGAAATGAAGGCCGGCGATCTGAACTACGACGTGGTCATCGCTTCCCCGGACGCCATGCGCGTCGTTGGCCAGCTGGGCCAGGTACTGGGCCCGCGCGGCCTGATGCCGAACCCGAAAGTCGGCACCGTGACTCCGGACGTCGCTACCGCTGTGAAGAACGCCAAGGCTGGTCAGGTGCGTTTCCGTACCGACAAGAACGGCATCATCCACACCTCCGTTGGTAAGGTCGGCTTCGAAGCCGCCGCGCTGAAGCAGAACGTGGAAGCCCTGCTGTCCGACCTGAAGCGTCTGAAGCCGTCGACCTCGAAAGGCATCTACGTCAAGCGCGTGACCCTGAGCACCACCATGGGTCCGGGTCTGCTCATCGATCAGGCTTCGCTCGACGCGTAA
- the birA gene encoding bifunctional biotin--[acetyl-CoA-carboxylase] ligase/biotin operon repressor BirA, whose translation MLELLKLLQDGRFHSGEALGAHLGISRSAVWKQLQGLEAELGIGVFKVPGRGYRLSSPMVLLDAERLSRETALLQWPIFVETSVDSTNAEIFRRLEAGVKAPFVLLAERQMAGRGRRGRAWVSPFAENLYCSLVLRVDGGMSQVEALSLTVGLAVAKTLQDSGLGDVGLKWPNDVLCAGHKISGILLELAGDPADVCHVVIGIGINVNMMIDATIAIDQPWTSVRQCIGRMVDRNELAVRLLLQLRECLSRHWQGGFASLRDEWEALHAWRGRNVALTAGNNATLGTVLGVDERGAIRLSVEGVEHAFSGGELSLRLQHDS comes from the coding sequence ATGCTGGAATTGTTGAAACTTCTACAGGATGGCCGATTCCATTCCGGTGAGGCTCTCGGAGCGCATCTGGGGATAAGCCGCAGTGCTGTCTGGAAGCAGTTGCAAGGCCTGGAGGCAGAGTTGGGCATCGGCGTGTTCAAGGTTCCCGGGCGCGGCTACCGATTGTCGTCGCCGATGGTCTTGCTGGATGCCGAACGTCTTTCCCGTGAAACAGCATTGCTGCAATGGCCAATCTTCGTTGAGACCAGTGTTGACTCGACCAACGCTGAAATTTTCCGGCGCCTTGAGGCAGGGGTAAAAGCCCCCTTCGTGCTGCTTGCTGAGCGGCAGATGGCTGGGCGTGGCCGGCGTGGCCGGGCCTGGGTGAGTCCTTTTGCCGAGAATCTATATTGCAGTCTAGTGTTGCGTGTCGACGGCGGTATGAGCCAGGTTGAGGCGTTGAGCCTCACGGTGGGGCTTGCTGTTGCAAAGACGCTGCAGGATTCGGGTTTAGGTGATGTAGGGCTCAAGTGGCCGAATGACGTGCTGTGTGCCGGGCACAAGATCTCCGGGATACTTCTGGAGCTTGCAGGTGACCCGGCTGATGTCTGCCATGTGGTCATAGGGATTGGTATCAACGTCAATATGATGATCGATGCGACTATCGCCATCGACCAGCCGTGGACTTCGGTGCGGCAATGTATCGGGCGAATGGTCGACCGTAATGAATTGGCTGTGCGCCTGTTGCTGCAGTTGCGGGAGTGTCTGTCTCGTCACTGGCAGGGTGGATTTGCCAGCCTGCGAGATGAGTGGGAGGCCCTGCACGCCTGGCGCGGGCGCAATGTGGCCCTGACGGCGGGCAATAATGCCACCTTGGGTACGGTCCTTGGTGTTGACGAGCGTGGCGCTATACGGCTGAGCGTCGAGGGGGTTGAGCATGCGTTCAGTGGCGGAGAGTTGAGCTTGAGGCTGCAGCATGATTCTTGA
- the secE gene encoding preprotein translocase subunit SecE, whose product MNVKAEAKDSRFDLVKWLVVAALVAVGVVGNQYFSAEPVLYRVLGLVVLGAVAAFVAFQTARGQAFAVLLKEARVEIRKVVWPTRQETTQTTLIVVAVVLVMALLLWGLDSLLGWLISLIVG is encoded by the coding sequence ATGAATGTTAAGGCTGAAGCCAAAGACTCTCGCTTTGATCTGGTCAAGTGGCTGGTTGTCGCTGCCCTGGTTGCTGTGGGTGTCGTAGGTAATCAGTACTTCTCTGCAGAGCCGGTTCTGTATCGCGTTCTGGGTCTGGTTGTGCTGGGTGCTGTTGCTGCTTTCGTGGCGTTTCAGACTGCCCGTGGTCAGGCTTTCGCGGTGCTACTGAAAGAAGCGCGCGTCGAGATTCGTAAGGTTGTCTGGCCGACCCGCCAGGAAACCACTCAGACCACCTTGATCGTGGTTGCTGTGGTGTTGGTGATGGCGCTGCTGCTGTGGGGGCTCGATTCCCTGCTCGGTTGGCTTATTTCCCTGATTGTTGGTTAA
- a CDS encoding SPOR domain-containing protein, with protein MRWILLLLLLLNAFYYVWHQQQAPLRAKEVAPAAAYQTARKDIQLLSEADTSGARVHASPTAAPVEAAVCLFLGGFEQEEGARVVEQRLLSLDIEADVRSVNAAAGVEYWVYLPPLASRQASLRQLRELQARRIDSYIITQGELANGISLGIFPRSDSAASVMQRLRNAGYEPQVRELSRAHRSFWVRVSPESRRLADEFLLGQLAVDFAGLQHQLMPCEGVALPQ; from the coding sequence ATGCGCTGGATTCTGCTATTGCTTCTACTGCTGAATGCCTTTTATTACGTCTGGCATCAGCAGCAGGCGCCCTTGCGTGCCAAGGAGGTGGCGCCGGCAGCTGCTTACCAGACGGCGCGCAAGGATATACAGCTTTTGAGTGAGGCGGATACATCTGGCGCTCGGGTGCATGCGTCGCCCACTGCGGCTCCTGTCGAGGCTGCTGTATGTCTCTTTCTGGGGGGCTTCGAGCAGGAGGAGGGGGCACGTGTGGTGGAGCAGCGTCTGCTGAGCCTGGATATCGAGGCCGACGTGCGCAGTGTCAATGCTGCTGCCGGTGTTGAATACTGGGTTTATCTGCCGCCCCTGGCTTCGCGTCAGGCGTCATTGAGGCAGCTGCGCGAGTTGCAGGCCCGGCGCATTGATAGCTACATCATCACCCAGGGCGAGCTGGCCAATGGTATATCGCTTGGTATTTTCCCGCGTAGCGATTCGGCCGCCAGCGTCATGCAGCGCTTGCGTAATGCGGGTTATGAGCCTCAAGTGCGGGAGTTGTCGCGTGCGCATCGAAGTTTTTGGGTGCGTGTATCCCCGGAAAGCCGGCGGTTGGCCGATGAATTTTTGCTTGGCCAGCTCGCGGTAGACTTCGCGGGTTTGCAGCATCAATTAATGCCATGTGAAGGCGTTGCATTGCCTCAGTAG
- the tyrS gene encoding tyrosine--tRNA ligase codes for MKSVEEQLALIKRGAEEVLVEAELVEKLKRGQPLRIKAGFDPTAPDLHLGHTVLINKLRQFQELGHQVIFLIGDFTGMIGDPSGKSATRPPLTREQVLDNAETYKQQVFKILDPARTEVAFNSTWMDQMGPADFIRLTSQYTVARMLERDDFDKRYTSNQPIAIHEFLYPLVQGYDSVALKADVELGGTDQKFNLLMGRELQRAYGQESQCIVTMPLLEGLDGVKKMSKSLGNYVGIQEAPGVMYSKLVSMPDALMWRYFELLSFRSMDEIEQFKRDVEQGANPRDIKIKLAEELVARFHGEEAAANAHRSAGNRMKDGELPEDLPEVELNSAEDMPISSVLNKAGLVKNAAVARDLLGSGGVRVDGEVVDRAFLFKVGATHICQAGKKAFARITLKAE; via the coding sequence ATGAAGTCGGTTGAAGAGCAGCTGGCGCTGATCAAGCGCGGTGCAGAAGAGGTTCTGGTTGAGGCTGAGCTGGTTGAAAAGCTCAAGCGTGGTCAGCCGCTGCGGATTAAGGCAGGTTTCGACCCTACCGCGCCAGATCTGCACCTGGGTCACACCGTGCTTATTAATAAGCTGCGTCAGTTTCAGGAGCTCGGTCACCAGGTCATCTTCTTGATCGGCGACTTCACTGGAATGATCGGTGACCCCAGCGGCAAGAGCGCTACGCGCCCGCCGCTGACCCGTGAGCAGGTTCTGGATAATGCCGAGACCTATAAACAGCAGGTCTTCAAGATTCTCGATCCGGCCAGGACCGAGGTGGCATTCAACTCCACCTGGATGGATCAGATGGGGCCTGCCGATTTCATTCGTCTGACGTCGCAGTACACCGTGGCGCGGATGCTCGAGCGTGACGACTTCGACAAGCGCTACACCAGTAATCAGCCGATCGCGATTCATGAGTTCCTCTACCCGTTGGTGCAGGGCTATGACTCTGTGGCGCTCAAGGCTGATGTCGAGCTGGGTGGTACCGATCAGAAATTCAATCTGCTGATGGGGCGCGAGCTGCAGCGCGCCTATGGGCAGGAGTCGCAGTGCATCGTCACCATGCCGTTGCTGGAGGGTCTCGATGGCGTGAAGAAGATGTCCAAGTCGCTGGGTAACTACGTGGGCATCCAGGAGGCGCCGGGCGTGATGTACAGCAAGCTGGTGTCCATGCCTGATGCTCTGATGTGGCGCTACTTCGAGTTGCTCAGCTTCCGCTCAATGGATGAGATCGAGCAATTCAAGCGTGATGTCGAGCAGGGCGCCAATCCACGTGACATCAAGATCAAGCTGGCTGAAGAGCTTGTTGCGCGTTTTCATGGTGAAGAGGCGGCTGCCAATGCGCACCGTTCTGCCGGCAATCGCATGAAGGACGGCGAGCTACCCGAGGATCTGCCAGAGGTGGAGCTGAACTCTGCTGAAGATATGCCGATTTCATCTGTCCTTAATAAGGCGGGCCTGGTCAAGAACGCAGCCGTTGCTCGTGATCTGCTGGGCTCGGGTGGCGTGCGCGTCGACGGTGAGGTGGTTGATCGCGCCTTTCTGTTCAAGGTGGGGGCGACCCATATCTGTCAGGCCGGCAAGAAAGCCTTTGCGCGCATCACCCTCAAGGCAGAGTAA
- the tuf gene encoding elongation factor Tu, with the protein MAKEKFERNKPHVNVGTIGHVDHGKTTLTAALTRVCSEVFGSAKVDFDKIDSAPEEKARGITINTAHVEYDSNIRHYAHVDCPGHADYVKNMITGAAQMDGAILVCSAADGPMPQTREHILLSRQVGVPYIVVFLNKADMVDDAELLELVEMEVRDLLSTYDFPGDDTPIIIGSALMALNGEDTNELGTTAVKKLVETLDTYIPEPVRAIDRPFLMPIEDVFSISGRGTVVTGRVERGIVKIQEEIEIVGLRPTTKTTCTGVEMFRKLLDEGRAGENCGVLLRGTKRDEVERGQVLAKPGTIKPHTKFEAEVYVLSKEEGGRHTPFFKGYRPQFYFRTTDVTGSCELPEGVEMVMPGDNIKMVVTLIKPIAMEDGLRFAIREGGRTVGAGVVAKIIE; encoded by the coding sequence ATGGCTAAAGAGAAATTTGAACGTAACAAACCGCACGTCAACGTTGGCACCATCGGTCACGTTGACCACGGTAAAACCACTCTGACCGCTGCTCTGACCCGCGTCTGCTCCGAAGTGTTCGGTTCGGCCAAGGTCGACTTCGACAAGATCGACAGCGCTCCGGAAGAAAAAGCTCGTGGTATCACCATCAACACCGCGCACGTAGAATACGACTCCAACATTCGTCACTACGCGCACGTTGACTGCCCGGGCCACGCCGACTACGTGAAGAACATGATCACCGGTGCTGCCCAGATGGACGGCGCGATCCTGGTCTGCTCGGCTGCCGACGGCCCCATGCCGCAAACCCGTGAGCACATCCTGCTGTCCCGTCAGGTTGGCGTTCCGTACATCGTTGTCTTCCTGAACAAGGCTGACATGGTTGACGACGCCGAGCTGCTGGAGCTGGTCGAGATGGAAGTTCGCGACCTGCTGAGCACCTACGACTTCCCGGGTGACGACACTCCGATCATCATCGGCTCCGCGCTGATGGCGCTGAACGGCGAAGATACCAACGAGCTGGGCACTACTGCCGTCAAGAAGCTGGTCGAGACTCTGGATACCTACATTCCCGAGCCGGTTCGTGCCATCGACCGTCCGTTCCTGATGCCGATCGAAGACGTGTTCTCGATCTCCGGCCGCGGTACTGTAGTGACCGGTCGTGTAGAGCGCGGTATCGTCAAGATCCAGGAAGAAATCGAAATCGTTGGTCTGCGTCCGACCACCAAAACCACCTGCACCGGCGTTGAGATGTTCCGCAAGCTGCTGGACGAAGGTCGTGCTGGTGAGAACTGCGGCGTGCTGCTGCGCGGCACCAAGCGTGATGAAGTCGAGCGTGGCCAGGTTCTGGCCAAGCCGGGCACCATCAAGCCGCACACCAAGTTCGAAGCTGAAGTGTACGTTCTGTCCAAGGAAGAAGGTGGTCGTCACACTCCGTTCTTCAAGGGCTACCGTCCGCAGTTCTACTTCCGTACCACTGACGTGACCGGTTCGTGCGAACTGCCGGAAGGCGTTGAGATGGTAATGCCGGGCGACAACATCAAGATGGTTGTCACCCTGATCAAGCCGATCGCCATGGAAGACGGCCTGCGCTTCGCAATTCGCGAAGGCGGTCGTACCGTTGGTGCCGGTGTTGTAGCAAAGATCATCGAATAA
- the nusG gene encoding transcription termination/antitermination protein NusG, with protein sequence MAKRWYVVHAYSGYEKHVMRSLIERVKLAGMEDDFGEILVPTEEVVEMRNGQKRKSERKFFPGYVLVQMEMNEATWHLIKDTPRVMGFIGGTADKPAPITEKEAEAILRRVADSGDKPKPKTLFEPGEMVRVIDGPFADFGGVVEEVNYEKSRIQVAVTIFGRSTPVELEFSQVEKA encoded by the coding sequence GTGGCTAAGCGTTGGTACGTCGTGCATGCTTACTCGGGTTACGAGAAGCATGTCATGCGCTCGCTCATCGAGCGCGTGAAACTGGCTGGTATGGAAGATGACTTCGGCGAGATTCTCGTTCCCACTGAAGAGGTGGTCGAGATGCGCAATGGTCAGAAGCGCAAGAGTGAGCGCAAGTTCTTCCCTGGCTATGTTCTAGTGCAGATGGAAATGAACGAGGCTACTTGGCACTTGATCAAGGATACGCCGCGCGTCATGGGCTTCATTGGTGGTACAGCCGACAAGCCGGCGCCGATCACCGAAAAAGAAGCCGAAGCCATTCTGCGTCGTGTTGCCGACAGTGGCGACAAGCCCAAGCCGAAGACGCTGTTCGAGCCGGGCGAGATGGTACGAGTTATCGATGGCCCGTTCGCCGATTTCGGCGGTGTGGTCGAAGAAGTGAATTACGAGAAGAGCCGCATCCAGGTTGCTGTGACCATCTTCGGTCGCTCCACCCCGGTCGAGCTGGAGTTCAGTCAGGTCGAGAAGGCATAA